The Syngnathus scovelli strain Florida chromosome 21, RoL_Ssco_1.2, whole genome shotgun sequence DNA segment CACATCACTGGCTGTCATGGCATCCAGATTAGATCTGAGTGGCAAAGCTAAGCATGAAGAAAGATAATAACATGTTAAACGATGTGTGACGTACCAAAGTGATCCAGTGGGAACGACCCTTTGTCAGGTGGTCGAGGTTTAAAGCTCTTCGACCCGAAATTCATTGCGGTCGACATGTTTTATTTTGGTACGGGAGAGATAGTCGCAATTGTGACGTCATTGCGCGTAGTTATGACCTGCAACACACAAAGGCAGACATTTTAGTCGAGCCTTGCAAAACCGATGACCTTCGTCACAATAGGAATTATAATAAAATACACTACAAAGTGCACAAATGCATTGCACTATGCTACGAGATGTTTTAAATATTCTGTCGCGTTGGCTGActaatattacaacaaaagtaATGATAATTTTGGGATCCAATACAAAATTTTCAAATCACCTACAGGCTCCATgtaatttcattattattattattattattattagttgtaGTAGTAGTATTTCTACTACTAATGATAATTATTGTAATGACGCATCATTACCACTGGGTGTCGCAGTGAACATATGAGagcgagagcgcgagagagcgagagaggagagagcgagagagcgagagagagagcatcCGGCTGACAGACAGGTGATGGTCTGCACATTCTGTTTGCATTTGCCTCCAGTCGGCGAATGCGCTTGTATTGTGCACGAAGACGTTCATTATGGAACCGGaggggaccaaccgggtcctgcaAGACGTACTCACCAGACCAGACAACGAGACGTGCGCGGACTGCGGAAATCCGGGTATGTAAAGTCCATCTTGACCACCTCTTGACACAATGCACTCACtgtcagattttattttatttttttgggggggacgcTATCAGGActggacagtgtgtgtgtgtgtgtgtgtgtgtgtgtgtgtgtgtgtgtgtgtgtgcgtgtgcgtgtgcgtgtgtgtgtgtgtgtgtgtgtgtgtgcgtgcgtgcgtgtgtgtgtgtgtgtgtgtgtgtgtgtgtgtgtgtgtgtgtgcattgttaTAGTGTGTGCACACCAGACATAAACTGTCCTCTCATGAACCTGCTTTGTTCTTGCAGCAATGAGAGTGTGTCCATTGTGAGATGATGGCATCTCAATGTAGAAGACTATTGCAAACAACACTGGATCTTGCTAATCTAATCAATTCATTTTGAACTACAGAAATGGCCCAATCAATAATGATTTAATCATAATGTGTAATTCCAATGTGTATTTATACTAAAATCACTCCTAGGGTGTTATtatatcaaataaaaaacagtTAGCACACTTTTTGTACCATGTTACCACATGCACAAGCTAGCTTTTTACCTTTTTAATAAATCTCCCCCACCAACTGTTTGTTGTCTCATATGCCTCCACCACGGTTCTCTCTGAAGTGGTCTGAAGCCAAAGTGGCCACAAAGGTTCCAGGATGGGCTGAATTGGAGGCGAGCCCGCTCAAGATGCTTGGTATGGTTCCTCTGAGGACTGGCTGCAGCAGAGCAACTCTAGAGCCAGACTTGCTCTTGCAGATTTTGGATGCAAATCTTTAGGGTAGCTTGGTAGCTGGATAATAAAACAAATCGTCTTCCTCCTTTTACTCACTCTCCTTTAGCTCTCATTTGAATCTCACATATTCCGTGTCTGTGTGTTCACTAAGCGTCTGTGAGAGATGGCAGCTGTCAAGCGCGTGAGATGTAGCGGATAATGTAGTTGCTTCTTATTGTAGCTCTCCctctcaaaaaaaaatctcgttaGTTAAATGAAGACTCTATTCAACCCATGCAGACAGATGAGTGACGTAAAATGTATAACAGAGAGTTACCCCGGTAACTACTGTTCTGAGTGAccaggtgttgcgcaagatgtagTTGATAATATAATTTCCACATTTCACGTATCAGTTCGTGTGCAATTAATCGGCTCTTACACACAATTATTAATGATAAATTACACTCAAATGCGATTGATCAATTACTGATTGATCTTTATGCATGTAAGAGATGAAGCAGAGATCTGGTGATGAAAGTGGCAGTCTAGATCTAGATGATCTAATTTCAGAAGATCTGTTTCCTGTATGCAAGCTAAacaggatttcctgaaaattacATTTTGCCGTGCTTCTGTGCTTTTTAAACAAATGCACAATGAACTATTTGTGCTTCAAACTCATCTGTACCCTGAAATCTTATTGTTGCTCTATTCCTCTCCTCTCATTTTCATTTCCCCTCTTCTCCCCAAACTCACCGGCCTTCAATCACCCTGCTTGTTTACTTCCTGCCACATCTCCTTTTTCCTCTTTCTCTTCTCTTGTCTTCTGCCTGCAGAGCCAGACTGGGCATCACTGACACTGGGTGTGTTTGTTTGCCAGGCCTGCTCGCTCCTTCATCGCAGCATCCCACACATCAGCAGGGTCAAGTCCATTCGGGACACGTGGGAAGCAAGTGAAGTGGAGGTGAGGCTCTTAAAGCAAGCTGTGGAGTGTGTACTCGCAATATAATATTCAATGACATTTAAGGAAGACATGATGCATTTCCCCACAAATGATTTCCCTTGAAAGTCAAACGCAGCTCATATTTTCGATGTGGCAGCAAACTGAATGTTGTCTTGAATACAAGGCTGGATATGTGAAGTCATCACATCAGTAGTTAAACAGGCTGTCGGGAAAgaccttggggggggggggtgctaatATTGTGAGTCATTCAGTGAAGGTTGAGATGTGGGAAATGagaaggcaataaatgggagttAGTTGGACTGAAGTTGGATGCAAATTTTATTCCTACCACACGGGCACATTAGTATTAGTAGTTTAGTCAATATAAATAATTGATTGCATTTTAAAACTAAATAATTGTGCTCAAGGGCCACTTTTTAAAATGGTtaattttttagaaataaaataaaatgtggatGTAAAGTCACTAGAATAAAAACATAATCTACGAGATAAGtgagtgaaaataaataaataaataaataaaaaacattcatttttaCCAACTGTATGCATAACCAGATAAATTGATGATTCATGCACCCAACCACATACAATTAAATATGATACCGTCTTTTGGAGTGATAGACTTCAAGTGACCCTGTTTTCCCCAAATCTTTGCTCATTTTGACTTCCAATTTGGATTTTCAAGAATGTAGCCCTGATGACTAATCATACAACATAAACCtactgagggaaaaaaagggaaaatgatAAGTCATTTCTATGAATTATTTAGTAGGATGATAGCCTCATATATTCCACGGCCAATATTCGTCTACCTTTTGCACATTTATTTTTGTCCATCGGATTAGTGATTAGCATGTCTGTCTCATAGTGACGAGAACATCTCTGGATGGATTTGCACATTTTAAAAACTCCAAATGGGTCATTGTGACTTGCAATCAGTCCAGGATGTTCCCAATGAAGGCGATAAAGGGATTCATCAATCTATTAATGCAATCTATTGAATAATCACATCATATTTTCCTGTCTTTCAGATTATGGCAGATTTGGGAAACAATGCCGCTCAGGCTAAATATGAGCAGAATGTTCCCGCGTTCTACTACAGaccaacgcatactgactgcaaGTAAGTACTCTCATATTTCAATTAATAAAAGCAGGTTTGAAGCCGCTTTTTGTGATTAAATAAATTGGATTTTACTTGGCTTTTTACACCAAACTTTATAGCCCAAAAACACATTGGAGTGCTgagcactctttttttttttttttaatgtgccgGCAACTATCGGCATAACACAAGGCTTGGGGTTGTTCCATTATCCAAGTTAattaaagttaagaaacaaaCAGGTCTGCAGGATGGAATAGCAAAACGTCCATTTTAAAAGTTAGGCTGGATGaggaattcatttttttttttttgtgtgtgtgtgtcttaaaaTAGCAGTGACTTGTTCACTAAAATGAGGATGCTGACTTTATGTCTTGCTTGGTGACTACATGTGGAACTTCCCATTATATAGGTCACATGATTACAGTGAACCCTTGCTTTTCACAGAGTATAATTTACCAGAGTTTACAATTGCTCAGTGTCATTccaatcagtgtttttttttttattattttattttatgtaccaTTTTACTCAAGTCATTGCATCATGATCAATTAATTCTCTAAATGAATGACGTCATTGTGTTTCCAGGATGCTAAGAGAACAATGGATCCGGGCCAAGTATGAGAGGAATGAATTTGAGTTCATAGAGAAGCAAGAACCTTACACAGCAGGTAGAATCAACTTACTGACATATTGACACTGACAGAGTGCTAATACGTAATTCAGCATGCACAGCACCATTTTTGGATGTGTCTAGTTTAGCCTGTGTCGTTAGGTCAAGATGAGTAAAAATATAGTGTAAGGGCACTTGTGTGTATTTATGAGGAGCTGCTTTCTTATTGGCCTGTAGTGACCTCACCCATCCTTTGTTACAGTAGAAAGCCATTTGCTCACACAcagaacacgcacacacacaaaatacatgACAGAGTAATACGAGTCATTTTATCAAGCTTTCTTCATCTCCGCCAAAGTGCATCTCTccattttgtctttgtgtgtgtttgtttcaagATCGATCGAGATAAGCTATTGGCAGTAACCTGGCCTCGATGCTAGGCCAATGTCGGCATTGATTGTAAATGCATAGGAGGGAAGTAGAGGTCGAGAGTCTACCGGGAAGAAGTCGTGGGTGGGGACAATGAGGGCAATTGATTGAAGAAGCAATGCTAACAGAGGTGAATGTTTCATGTCAGAAAGTCGCAGACACAAAGGCTCATCTGTAGCATGCCCACCCACACACGCAGTTAAATACGTGCTTGGGACATGAAGACAAAAGCAAAGCAGCCAATtgctggggagaaaaaaaaaaaggaaaatggaaATGAGAGCAGCGGGGCGGGAGAACGGAAGATATTACCACACGGACATTTATTGTACATGATTTTGATTCCAAAACCGAATGTATTTAAAGCCGCGCTACTTTATATTTTATTCCCAACAAGGGATCAAATCATCGTCTGATGTCTCATTACCTTTGCAGAAAACTGGTAATGGATGCTAATGGCTTTGCATGAAGTGATAAACCCACTGTGGGTAATCAAAGCAGTTTCACTGCCCTTAATGGCAatgacttccttttttttttttttatttattttttttttacaccgccAAAGTGTGATAAAACCAGAGGGAACATGAACCTTTCATGTCTCCATTACAATACTAATTATGAGACGTTTTAGTTTCATTAAAATTCATCACAAAAAAATGTTGTTTCTCtcgcaccacaaaaaaaaaatgaatgggtgCACTGAATTTTAATCCCATAAAAGCTTGAAATTTGCCTTATTATGTCTGTGCAGTCTAAGTATCCGATGAACTCTACTACAGAAGTTGTAAtaagaatgcttttttttttgcagagatgTCCTCCAATTCAATACACAGAAATAGATACAGATAAGAAAGCATTGACAGAAATAGAAGAGCAACAAATAGAGGCTGAGCCTTTGGCCACAATAGAGTAAAGATGAAGCATTTGTGCTTAAAATAGAACCGAATATTAATAACAAGGATTTAATCTGGACAATATGGAGAGACAATATGTGCCTTGCATTTCCTTCcaaattctgccttttttttcctcggGTACACAATGTCACTGCCGGGTGGTACAAATGTTCTCCTAGCCTGCCTTACTCAAACACATTTTTCACCTCAGGATACCGCGAGGGGTTTCTATGGAAACGAGGACGAGACAACGGTCAGTTTCTCAGCCGAAAGTTCATCCTATCGGAGAGGGAAGGTGCCCTCAAATACTTCAACAAGCAGGATGTAAGCAATATTTGACTTTTATCGTAAAGAAGTGCAAAACGTTTTACAGTGTTTTGTTTGCGTTGCTTAAATGCAAGGCCCGAGATCCCAAGGCGATTATGAAAATCGAAACCCTCAATGCCACCTTCCAACCGGCCAAAATTGGCAACCCGTGCGGACTGCAGATCACCTACCTGAAAGACAACAGCACAAGAAACATCTTTGTTTACCACAGCGACGCTAAGGTGTGTTAACACAATTTACTTTTATGACATATTTTCTTTCGCAGCACATTTTTTTGGGGAAGCAGAACCAGAAAGTAAGAAGTCATGGGAAAGGAAGTATGATGGGTATGTTTTAAAGCACTGCGCTCTCTGCTGGCCAAGTAGCGGCACAGCCAGTTCATTGGGTTCATTCAGCCTCCTTGTGAGGTATCGATCCCACACTGCAGCATCTTCATAGCCAAAGCGCACAATAATATTTTAAAGCAAGTTTTTTGTTAAAACCAGCTACTTTGGTTGTTGTTTTGACCAGGAAATGGTTGATTGGTTCAATGCAATCAGAGCAGCCAGGTTCCACTACCTACAAGTGGCCTTCCCTGGAGCAAGTAATGAAGAGGTGAGGAtggatttttaaattttttttgcaaggttttacattttcagTATTGCTCTTAAAGATACATGGATCAGGTCCTGGAATTTTAATTATTCATATAGCCTCAGCACCGAACATGCATATTAATCTCGAAATGTTCTTTAAGTGAAAATTGCGGGCATGCTAGGAAAACCAATGTTTAATATTTCACTCATGCTTCTTTTTCACTTTAGTTTTGTTGCTTTCTAGCTGGTGCCAAAATTGACCCGAAACTTCATGAAGGAAGGCTTTATGGAGAAAACAGGTCCAAAGGTTTGTATGTCAGTGATTCTTATGTttttatgtcatttttttttttttatgtatacttTTGATGATGCAGCACACAGAAGGCTTCAAGAAGAGGTGGTTCACTATGGACGACAGGCGACTGATGTATTTTAAAGACCCTTTGGTATGATACAACATGCACTACCTCTGTAATTTTGAATTTGCTGAGTACAGTAAATCGATTTTTTCGTTAACTGTGCTCCCAGGACGCCTACGCCCGCGGCGAAGTGTTCATCGGCAGTAAAGAGAACAGTTACACCGTTCTGCCTGGCCTACCCTCAACAATTCAGGGCCATCACTGGAATCACGGCATCACCATTGTCACACCAGACAGGAAGTTTCTGTTTGCTTGCGAGACTGAGGCCGAGCAACGGGATTGGATTGCAGCCTTTCAGAGAGTCATCAATCGGCCCATGAGGCCGCAAGAATACGCAGGTAtcagattttttattattatttttttctagcaGTGCCTCCACTATGTGGCACACAAACGTAAACAATCGAATATGTGGCGGTCATCGGAAGCTAACACAATGCtaatccgcccccccccccaaaactcaATGCAACTCTGCTTACCTTTTAGCATGATAACCAGATGTGGCACTTTTGGGGGATGTGGGTGCTTCAGCTTGATAGTGACTCTCCCGTGATAATGTTTCAGACAGTTTAGCTCGGCTAGTAATGAGCTAATTTGTTGTTAACTTTGAATTACACTATGAATTATATGTATTTTGTTGAATATCATCTTTTTTTTGCAGTGGAGGCTCATTTTAAACACAAACCCTGAGGCCTTAAAAATAAGCAAGACTGAAGCTGGAATTGGCCTGATCTTGGATCAGAACGAGTGTGACCATGGAGGAAAGGTGATGAGTTAACACAAGACAGGTTGATATTATTGAAAGCTTGATGTGAGGACAAAGAGTGAACGATTTGCAGCATGCTGTGTGAGACATGTCGACCCACCCCTGGAATTCTGTCTCGTGAATGGTTTAACGACTTTGAACTCTGTTATGAAGTGATATTTACACTGAGTAATATTGCATTGTTAATTTATTGACTGTAGGCTGTGTGCGTTTCTACGTGAGTATGTTTTAAGTGAGTTGGAACCACTGACATTGAAACCATGTTCAACATATATCTGCAAAGTACTGTTGACCACAAATATgcattaaaaacacaaactcTCAGTGACCAGTCGCTTTTAACTGTGGGAAAGTTCTTTTTAAACAGATGTTGCCTTTGTTGCTCATTGTGAAATTGTTGCTGCTGCTTTGAAGGATTGTAATGTGAAGGGACTGTG contains these protein-coding regions:
- the LOC125991110 gene encoding arf-GAP with dual PH domain-containing protein 1 isoform X3; translated protein: MEPEGTNRVLQDVLTRPDNETCADCGNPEPDWASLTLGVFVCQACSLLHRSIPHISRVKSIRDTWEASEVEIMADLGNNAAQAKYEQNVPAFYYRPTHTDCKMLREQWIRAKYERNEFEFIEKQEPYTAGYREGFLWKRGRDNGQFLSRKFILSEREGALKYFNKQDARDPKAIMKIETLNATFQPAKIGNPCGLQITYLKDNSTRNIFVYHSDAKEMVDWFNAIRAARFHYLQVAFPGASNEELVPKLTRNFMKEGFMEKTGPKHTEGFKKRWFTMDDRRLMYFKDPLDAYARGEVFIGSKENSYTVLPGLPSTIQGHHWNHGITIVTPDRKFLFACETEAEQRDWIAAFQRVINRPMRPQEYAVEAHFKHKP
- the LOC125991110 gene encoding arf-GAP with dual PH domain-containing protein 1 isoform X1 is translated as MQAKQDFLKITFCRASVLFKQMHNELFVLQTHLYPEILLLLYSSPLIFISPLLPKLTGLQSPCLFTSCHISFFLFLFSCLLPAEPDWASLTLGVFVCQACSLLHRSIPHISRVKSIRDTWEASEVEIMADLGNNAAQAKYEQNVPAFYYRPTHTDCKMLREQWIRAKYERNEFEFIEKQEPYTAGYREGFLWKRGRDNGQFLSRKFILSEREGALKYFNKQDARDPKAIMKIETLNATFQPAKIGNPCGLQITYLKDNSTRNIFVYHSDAKEMVDWFNAIRAARFHYLQVAFPGASNEELVPKLTRNFMKEGFMEKTGPKHTEGFKKRWFTMDDRRLMYFKDPLDAYARGEVFIGSKENSYTVLPGLPSTIQGHHWNHGITIVTPDRKFLFACETEAEQRDWIAAFQRVINRPMRPQEYAVEAHFKHKP
- the LOC125991110 gene encoding arf-GAP with dual PH domain-containing protein 1 isoform X2, encoding MVCTFCLHLPPVGECACIVHEDVHYGTGGDQPGPARRTHQTRQRDVRGLRKSGGLKPKWPQRFQDGLNWRRARSRCLACSLLHRSIPHISRVKSIRDTWEASEVEIMADLGNNAAQAKYEQNVPAFYYRPTHTDCKMLREQWIRAKYERNEFEFIEKQEPYTAGYREGFLWKRGRDNGQFLSRKFILSEREGALKYFNKQDARDPKAIMKIETLNATFQPAKIGNPCGLQITYLKDNSTRNIFVYHSDAKEMVDWFNAIRAARFHYLQVAFPGASNEELVPKLTRNFMKEGFMEKTGPKHTEGFKKRWFTMDDRRLMYFKDPLDAYARGEVFIGSKENSYTVLPGLPSTIQGHHWNHGITIVTPDRKFLFACETEAEQRDWIAAFQRVINRPMRPQEYAVEAHFKHKP
- the LOC125991110 gene encoding arf-GAP with dual PH domain-containing protein 1 isoform X4, encoding MRLYCARRRSLWNRRGPTGSCKTYSPDQTTRRARTAEIRACSLLHRSIPHISRVKSIRDTWEASEVEIMADLGNNAAQAKYEQNVPAFYYRPTHTDCKMLREQWIRAKYERNEFEFIEKQEPYTAGYREGFLWKRGRDNGQFLSRKFILSEREGALKYFNKQDARDPKAIMKIETLNATFQPAKIGNPCGLQITYLKDNSTRNIFVYHSDAKEMVDWFNAIRAARFHYLQVAFPGASNEELVPKLTRNFMKEGFMEKTGPKHTEGFKKRWFTMDDRRLMYFKDPLDAYARGEVFIGSKENSYTVLPGLPSTIQGHHWNHGITIVTPDRKFLFACETEAEQRDWIAAFQRVINRPMRPQEYAVEAHFKHKP